A stretch of Macrobrachium rosenbergii isolate ZJJX-2024 chromosome 12, ASM4041242v1, whole genome shotgun sequence DNA encodes these proteins:
- the LOC136844180 gene encoding golgin subfamily A member 8B-like, whose translation MLEDEIAKMKAETQQLAKNGVAVQDLIDTLNNTVMSQDQLSTSSTRGSRISCQLHQQKEAAGQLEMRDEKLRMTKRTQDLEGALICCKAEKDLQLQVRELQEQAGKLSRGNGSLRCQLQEKDMRLRQQDDLLREKDRRLEEMTRQASSLDEKKNGLEGELRNLQAKNETLQRDLDDFQMRKQHLGKANDGLLKKLSVLTRWHEKVAAGFHQTERELG comes from the coding sequence ATGCTGGAAGACGAGATCGCCAAAATGAAAGCCGAAACTCAGCAACTGGCTAAGAATGGCGTCGCTGTTCAAGACCTAATTGATACCCTGAACAACACAGTAATGAGCCAAGATCAGCTGTCAACTTCGTCAACGAGAGGAAGCAGGATCAGTTGTCAACTTCATCAACAAAAGGAAGCAGCAGGGCAGCTGGAGATGAGAGATGAAAAGCTGCGAATGACCAAACGAACCCAAGACCTGGAAGGCGCACTCATCTGTTGTAAGGCTGAGAAGGACCTCCAGCTACAAGTTCGAGAACTGCAGGAACAAGCTGGGAAGCTGTCGAGAGGAAATGGCTCCCTCCGGTGTCAGCTACAGGAGAAGGACATGAGACTACGTCAGCAGGATgatttactgagagagaaagaCCGCCGACTGGAGGAGATGACGAGGCAGGCCAGCAGCCTGGACGAGAAGAAGAATGGTTTGGAGGGCGAGCTGCGGAATCTGCAGGCGAAGAATGAGACCCTGCAACGGGACTTGGACGACTTCCAGATGAGGAAGCAGCACCTGGGAAAAGCCAACGACGGACTGCTGAAGAAGCTCTCGGTTCTGACGCGCTGGCACGAGAAGGTGGCAGCTGGCTTCCATCAGACGGAAAGGGAATTGGGGTGA